From the genome of Deinococcus sp. JMULE3, one region includes:
- a CDS encoding endo-1,4-beta-xylanase, with product MPRTLRSLLAALLLSTALAGGGGPAPSPSVISPGAPTLNGPTLKGSAPPGLLVGAAVSAALFEDPAYAALVAREFSSVTPENAMKWQATEANEGTFMYGLADAIVTWATRHGIAVRGHTLIWHDSAPGWLYQIRDAARMRQVMSAHIRALMTHYPQVTTWDVVNEAVSDAPGHPLRANSPFAVAGPDYIAHAFREAHAANPQARLYYNDYSADGINGKSDAIYALIRDLLAQGVPIHGVGFQAHLDETYDVTASRVTENLRRFRALGLDVQLTEVDVTLRGPPTPDALKRQARVYHDLLTACRAAGCSNFTLWGVTDLSSWRAAAYPLPFDDDGRPKPAHAALIAALRGPP from the coding sequence ATGCCACGAACCCTGCGTTCCCTGCTCGCCGCGCTGCTGCTCTCCACCGCCCTGGCCGGAGGTGGCGGCCCGGCGCCCAGCCCCAGTGTCATCAGCCCCGGCGCCCCCACCCTGAACGGCCCCACCCTGAAAGGCAGCGCCCCGCCGGGCCTGCTCGTCGGCGCGGCCGTCAGCGCCGCCCTGTTCGAGGACCCCGCCTACGCCGCCCTGGTCGCCCGCGAGTTCAGCAGCGTCACCCCCGAGAACGCCATGAAATGGCAGGCCACCGAGGCGAACGAGGGCACCTTCATGTACGGCCTCGCCGACGCGATCGTCACCTGGGCGACCCGCCACGGGATCGCCGTGCGCGGCCACACCCTCATCTGGCACGACAGCGCCCCCGGCTGGCTGTACCAGATCAGGGACGCCGCGCGCATGCGACAGGTCATGAGCGCCCACATCCGCGCCCTGATGACCCACTACCCGCAGGTCACCACCTGGGACGTCGTGAACGAGGCCGTCAGCGACGCCCCCGGCCACCCCCTGCGTGCCAACAGTCCCTTCGCGGTCGCGGGCCCCGACTACATCGCCCACGCGTTCCGCGAGGCGCACGCCGCCAACCCGCAGGCGCGGCTGTACTACAACGACTACAGCGCCGACGGCATCAACGGCAAGAGCGACGCCATCTACGCGCTGATCAGGGACCTGCTCGCGCAGGGCGTCCCCATCCACGGTGTGGGCTTCCAGGCGCACCTCGACGAGACGTACGACGTGACGGCCAGCCGCGTCACCGAGAACCTCCGGCGTTTCCGCGCCCTGGGCCTCGACGTGCAACTCACGGAAGTGGACGTCACCCTGCGCGGCCCCCCCACCCCCGACGCCCTGAAGCGGCAGGCCCGCGTGTACCACGACCTCCTGACCGCCTGCCGCGCCGCCGGATGCAGCAACTTCACCCTGTGGGGCGTCACGGACCTGAGTTCCTGGCGCGCCGCCGCCTACCCCCTGCCGTTCGACGACGACGGGCGGCCCAAACCCGCCCACGCCGCCCTGATCGCCGCGCTGCGCGGCCCGCCCTGA
- a CDS encoding aldose epimerase family protein, with the protein MTTPIVHTRPWGHTPDGQPITQFTLTLPGGVQAQLTDLGATLTSLHVPDRSGTPGEVVLGFDQPGPYLSRETAPFLGSTVGRYANRIAQARYALDGQEVHLTPSDGPHALHGGPRGFDLHLWHGHAEVAGRGAQVTFTRTSPHGEAGHPGTLHVQVTYHLTADPHPTLSIEYRATTEAPTHVNLTNHTYWNLSPDPHEGIGAHVLTLHADTFTPTHAGGIPTGTVQDVTGTPLDFRTPRPLGDALTDQPGGFDHNLLLRGQDGILRPAATLHHPTSGRTLDIHTTEPALQLYTANFLNGQHTGHAGRVHAPQAAVCLETQHVPDSPNQPQFPTTRLDPGQTFTSRTVHTFRVT; encoded by the coding sequence ATGACCACGCCCATTGTCCACACCCGCCCCTGGGGCCATACCCCGGACGGGCAGCCCATCACGCAGTTCACCCTCACGCTGCCCGGCGGCGTGCAGGCCCAGTTGACCGACCTGGGGGCCACCCTCACCAGCCTGCATGTCCCCGACCGCAGCGGCACGCCGGGCGAGGTCGTGCTGGGCTTCGACCAGCCGGGGCCGTACCTGAGCCGCGAGACCGCCCCGTTCCTGGGCAGCACCGTGGGCCGCTACGCGAACCGCATCGCGCAGGCCCGCTACGCCCTGGACGGGCAGGAGGTCCACCTGACCCCCAGCGACGGCCCGCACGCCCTGCACGGCGGCCCGCGCGGCTTCGACCTGCACCTCTGGCACGGACACGCCGAGGTGGCAGGCAGGGGCGCGCAGGTGACGTTCACCCGCACCAGCCCCCACGGCGAGGCGGGGCACCCCGGCACCCTGCACGTGCAGGTCACGTACCACCTGACCGCCGACCCCCACCCCACCCTGAGCATCGAGTACCGCGCCACCACCGAAGCGCCCACCCACGTCAACCTGACGAACCACACCTACTGGAACCTCAGCCCCGACCCGCACGAAGGGATCGGCGCGCACGTCCTCACGCTGCACGCCGACACGTTCACGCCCACCCACGCGGGCGGCATCCCCACCGGCACCGTGCAGGACGTCACCGGCACCCCCCTGGACTTCCGCACGCCCCGCCCCCTGGGCGACGCGCTGACCGATCAACCCGGCGGCTTCGACCACAATCTCCTCCTGCGCGGCCAGGACGGCATCCTGCGCCCCGCCGCCACCCTGCACCACCCCACCAGCGGCCGCACCCTGGACATCCACACCACCGAACCCGCCCTGCAGCTGTACACCGCCAACTTCCTGAACGGCCAGCACACCGGGCACGCGGGCCGCGTCCACGCGCCACAGGCCGCCGTGTGCCTCGAAACGCAGCACGTCCCGGACTCGCCCAACCAGCCGCAGTTCCCCACCACCCGCCTCGACCCGGGGCAGACCTTCACGTCCCGCACCGTGCACACCTTCCGCGTGACCTGA
- the xylA gene encoding xylose isomerase: MPDFTPTPADKFTFGLWTVGNTGRDPFGEATRPVMKAPYLVERLAALGAYGVNLHDNDLVPIDATAAQRDALVREFQQALSDHGLVVPMATTNLFSDPAFKDGAFTSADARVRAYALSKTMHAMDLGAELGADTYVLWGGREGTEVDAGGKLLDALGWFRDSLNYLAEYSESQGYGYRFALEPKPNEPRADIFLPTVGSALGFIATLDRPELFGLNPEFAHETMAGLSFPHAVAQAIDAGKLFHIDLNDQKMGRFDQDLRFGAENPKGAFFLVKLLEESGYAGPKHFDAHALRTEDEAGVWAFARGCMRTYLILRDKVQRFAQDAEIQAAIAAYRVQDAELEALTGTFTPANAGALKAHPFDRAALGTRGPGLEALDQLTMELLLGVR; this comes from the coding sequence ATGCCTGACTTCACTCCCACGCCCGCAGACAAGTTCACGTTCGGTCTCTGGACCGTCGGCAACACGGGCCGCGATCCGTTCGGTGAGGCGACCCGCCCGGTCATGAAAGCCCCGTACCTCGTGGAGAGGCTGGCGGCGCTGGGTGCGTACGGCGTGAACCTGCACGACAACGACCTCGTGCCGATCGACGCGACCGCCGCGCAGCGCGACGCCCTCGTGCGCGAGTTCCAGCAGGCGCTATCGGATCACGGGCTGGTCGTGCCGATGGCGACCACGAACCTGTTCAGCGACCCGGCGTTCAAGGACGGCGCGTTCACGAGCGCCGACGCCCGCGTGCGCGCCTACGCGCTGAGCAAGACCATGCACGCCATGGACCTCGGCGCGGAACTCGGCGCGGACACGTACGTGCTGTGGGGCGGCCGCGAGGGGACCGAGGTGGACGCCGGGGGCAAGCTGCTCGACGCGCTGGGCTGGTTCCGGGACAGCCTGAACTACCTGGCCGAGTACAGCGAGTCGCAGGGGTACGGGTACCGCTTCGCGCTGGAACCCAAACCGAACGAACCGCGCGCCGACATCTTCCTGCCGACCGTCGGCAGCGCGCTGGGCTTCATCGCCACGCTGGACCGCCCGGAGCTGTTCGGCCTGAACCCGGAGTTCGCGCACGAGACCATGGCGGGCCTGAGCTTCCCGCACGCCGTCGCGCAGGCCATCGACGCCGGAAAGCTGTTCCACATCGACCTGAACGACCAGAAGATGGGCCGTTTCGACCAGGACCTGCGCTTCGGCGCGGAGAACCCCAAGGGCGCGTTTTTCCTCGTCAAACTGCTGGAAGAGTCCGGGTACGCCGGGCCGAAGCACTTCGACGCGCACGCCCTGCGCACCGAGGACGAGGCGGGCGTGTGGGCGTTCGCGCGCGGCTGTATGCGCACCTACCTGATCCTGCGGGACAAGGTGCAGCGCTTCGCGCAGGACGCCGAGATCCAGGCCGCCATCGCCGCGTACCGCGTGCAGGACGCGGAACTGGAAGCCCTGACCGGCACCTTCACCCCCGCGAACGCCGGGGCGCTGAAGGCCCACCCCTTCGACCGCGCCGCGCTGGGCACGCGCGGCCCCGGCCTGGAGGCGCTGGACCAGTTGACCATGGAACTCCTGCTCGGCGTGCGCTGA
- the xylB gene encoding xylulokinase, protein MTPTTPSPLTPVTLGLDVGTSGVKAVAVTAGGDTLAESTHAYPLLTPRPGWTEQRPEDWLAGVRAALRDLSGALEGRAQPLALGLSGQMHGLVPLDAHGEVLRPALLWNDQRTGAQVEQIEARVPRADLVARTGNRAVTGFQLPKILWLRDEEPDTFARLRHALIPKDYVGYALTGVMAAEPSDASGVGALNLARGAWDTDVLGALDLTADLFPPLVKSTDVVGPLTREWAAATGLPEGLPVVAGGGDNAAAGIALGLSGARPDVGSVSLGTSGVIFSPLRDPTPDPEGRVHLFAHADGGYHLLGVTLSAAGSLEWLHAKLAPDTPIAALLEEAAQVPPGADGVTFLPYLSGERSPLMNPHARAAFTGLSLAHGRAHLTRAVLEGSVAALADAYAVMQAIAPLNTLISTGGGARSDLWLGLASGALNLPVHPTSARPGAAHGAAILAMPAAGLHPNLTAAMDATRPDLYPPVPPVDMADALTSYAATRTALYGS, encoded by the coding sequence ATGACCCCCACCACACCGTCCCCCCTCACGCCCGTCACGCTGGGCCTGGACGTCGGCACCAGCGGCGTCAAGGCCGTCGCCGTCACCGCGGGCGGCGACACCCTGGCCGAGAGCACCCACGCCTACCCCCTCCTGACCCCCCGCCCCGGCTGGACCGAGCAGCGCCCAGAGGACTGGCTGGCGGGCGTGCGCGCCGCGCTGCGCGACCTGAGCGGGGCGCTGGAGGGCCGCGCGCAGCCCCTGGCGCTGGGCCTCAGCGGACAGATGCACGGCCTCGTGCCGCTGGACGCCCACGGGGAGGTGCTGCGCCCTGCGCTGCTGTGGAACGACCAGCGGACCGGCGCGCAGGTCGAGCAGATCGAGGCCCGCGTCCCCCGCGCCGACCTGGTCGCGCGGACCGGGAACCGCGCCGTGACCGGCTTCCAGCTGCCGAAGATCCTCTGGCTGCGCGACGAGGAACCCGACACCTTCGCCCGGCTGCGGCACGCGCTGATCCCCAAGGACTACGTCGGCTACGCGCTGACCGGCGTGATGGCCGCCGAACCCAGCGACGCCAGTGGGGTGGGCGCGCTGAACCTCGCGCGCGGCGCGTGGGACACGGACGTGCTGGGTGCACTCGACCTGACCGCCGACCTGTTCCCGCCCCTCGTGAAGTCCACCGACGTCGTCGGCCCCCTGACCCGCGAGTGGGCCGCCGCGACCGGCCTCCCCGAGGGCCTCCCGGTCGTCGCGGGCGGCGGGGACAACGCTGCCGCCGGAATCGCCCTGGGTCTGTCGGGCGCCCGGCCCGACGTGGGCAGCGTCAGCCTGGGCACCAGCGGCGTGATCTTCAGCCCCCTGCGCGACCCCACCCCCGACCCCGAGGGCCGCGTGCACCTGTTCGCGCACGCCGACGGCGGGTACCACCTGCTCGGCGTGACCCTCTCGGCCGCCGGGTCCCTGGAATGGCTGCACGCGAAACTCGCGCCCGACACGCCCATCGCCGCGCTGCTGGAGGAGGCCGCGCAGGTCCCGCCCGGCGCGGACGGCGTGACGTTCCTGCCGTACCTGTCCGGCGAACGCAGTCCCCTGATGAACCCCCACGCCCGCGCGGCGTTCACCGGCCTGAGCCTCGCGCACGGCCGCGCCCACCTGACCCGCGCCGTGCTGGAAGGCAGCGTCGCCGCGCTGGCCGACGCGTACGCCGTCATGCAGGCCATCGCCCCGCTGAACACCCTGATCTCCACCGGGGGCGGCGCCCGCAGCGATCTGTGGCTGGGCCTCGCCAGCGGCGCCCTGAACCTGCCCGTGCACCCCACCAGCGCCCGCCCCGGCGCGGCCCACGGCGCCGCGATCCTCGCCATGCCCGCCGCCGGACTCCACCCGAACCTGACGGCAGCCATGGACGCCACCCGCCCCGACCTCTACCCGCCCGTCCCACCCGTGGACATGGCCGACGCCCTGACCTCCTACGCCGCCACCCGCACCGCCCTGTACGGAAGCTGA
- a CDS encoding ROK family transcriptional regulator, with the protein MPTTPGGDQPYLKHLNRARALHLLRTHPGLSRAELAARSGLTKVTVGSLVTTLLDGGWLQEGDPRPGATGRPGRELHLGETRHVLLGAEIGVLGARAVATTLRGTVLARAETRTPTTTPHAATQTITQLCGQLLQDPATQGRDLLGLGVALPGPVSPDGTRVLYAPNLGWDDVPFLDLLRASPDLPHLPADAITLDNEANAAAFGESFLRPGDPPQLLAYVSLGSGVGAGFTALSGTPHVLRGARGLAGEIGHAIIQPGGLYCHCGNRGCVETLLGGWAIRAALNLNVQDPLDEALAPRLREAAVQVTLGRAGEALGQLLVNLHQTLGPDEIVIGGALTRLDGAVLGPALDVYHARRWRPAAPPARIQIRPDSLYLPALGAAAQLLAHVIDTPQEPA; encoded by the coding sequence ATGCCCACCACCCCCGGCGGCGACCAGCCGTACCTGAAACACCTCAACCGTGCCCGCGCGCTGCACCTGCTGCGCACCCACCCCGGCCTCAGCCGCGCCGAACTCGCCGCCCGCAGCGGCCTGACCAAGGTCACCGTCGGTAGCCTCGTCACGACCCTGCTGGACGGCGGCTGGCTGCAGGAAGGTGACCCCCGCCCCGGCGCCACCGGACGCCCGGGCCGCGAACTGCACCTCGGGGAAACCCGGCACGTCCTCCTGGGCGCCGAGATCGGCGTGCTCGGCGCGCGCGCCGTCGCCACCACCCTGCGCGGCACCGTCCTTGCCCGCGCCGAGACCCGCACCCCCACCACCACCCCGCACGCCGCCACGCAGACCATCACGCAACTGTGCGGGCAGCTGCTGCAGGACCCCGCCACGCAGGGCCGCGACCTGCTGGGCCTCGGCGTGGCCCTGCCCGGCCCGGTCAGCCCCGACGGCACCCGCGTCCTGTACGCCCCGAACCTCGGCTGGGACGACGTGCCCTTCCTGGACCTGCTGCGCGCCTCCCCTGACCTGCCCCACCTGCCGGCAGACGCCATCACGCTGGACAACGAGGCGAACGCCGCCGCCTTCGGCGAGAGCTTCCTGCGCCCCGGCGACCCGCCGCAGCTGCTCGCGTACGTCAGCCTGGGCAGCGGCGTCGGCGCGGGCTTCACGGCCCTGAGCGGCACCCCGCACGTCCTGCGCGGCGCACGCGGACTGGCCGGGGAGATCGGGCACGCGATCATCCAGCCCGGCGGCCTGTACTGCCACTGCGGGAACCGCGGCTGCGTCGAGACCCTGCTGGGCGGCTGGGCGATCCGCGCCGCGCTGAACCTGAACGTCCAGGACCCCCTGGACGAGGCCCTCGCCCCGCGCCTGCGCGAGGCCGCCGTGCAGGTCACCCTCGGCCGCGCCGGAGAGGCGCTGGGGCAGCTGCTCGTGAACCTGCACCAGACCCTCGGCCCGGACGAGATCGTCATCGGCGGCGCCCTGACCCGCCTGGACGGCGCCGTGCTGGGGCCCGCGCTGGACGTGTATCACGCCCGCCGCTGGCGGCCCGCCGCACCCCCCGCCCGCATTCAGATCCGCCCCGACAGTCTGTATCTGCCCGCGCTGGGCGCCGCCGCGCAGCTGCTCGCGCACGTCATCGACACCCCACAGGAGCCCGCATGA
- a CDS encoding LacI family DNA-binding transcriptional regulator, producing the protein MMEPVTLAHVAREAGVSPSTVSRILNGTANVTPEKRARVESVITRLNYRPNPQAQALAGGRSLTIGVITPTLNSTFYGEALAGIEAALNDTPYHPIVISGQWRTEREQEALDLLLARRVDAVIMMGGILDDQILTHVARRVPLIAVGRDVRGLDHSCIVLDNIKAMQQVARHLLDLGHTQFAYISGAERQQDAMERRVAFLDYLEAHGVTVPAELIQVGRYTEEGGLEAAEAILNTGRPFTALVCANDQMALGARLALYRRGVNVPGDVSLTGFDDVFTSSLMTPPLTTVRQAIYDIGVMAAREALNLLDGQPVVRQVFEPELIVRESTAPPAVPRRAGRAKRGVTAMSTPDG; encoded by the coding sequence ATGATGGAACCTGTCACCCTGGCGCATGTGGCGCGCGAAGCGGGCGTATCGCCCAGCACCGTGTCACGCATTCTGAACGGCACGGCCAACGTGACGCCAGAAAAACGCGCCCGGGTCGAATCCGTCATCACCCGCCTGAACTACCGCCCCAACCCGCAGGCGCAGGCGCTGGCCGGGGGGCGCAGCCTGACCATCGGCGTGATCACCCCCACCCTGAACTCCACCTTCTACGGCGAGGCGCTGGCCGGGATCGAGGCGGCGCTGAACGACACGCCGTATCACCCGATCGTGATCAGCGGCCAGTGGCGCACCGAGCGCGAGCAGGAGGCCCTGGACCTGCTGCTGGCCCGCCGGGTGGACGCCGTGATCATGATGGGCGGCATCCTCGACGACCAGATCCTGACCCACGTGGCGCGACGGGTGCCGCTGATCGCCGTGGGCCGCGACGTGCGCGGACTGGATCACAGCTGCATCGTGCTGGACAACATCAAGGCCATGCAGCAGGTCGCCCGCCACCTGCTGGACCTGGGGCATACGCAGTTCGCGTACATCAGCGGCGCCGAGCGGCAGCAGGACGCCATGGAACGCCGCGTGGCCTTCCTGGACTACCTGGAAGCGCATGGCGTGACCGTCCCCGCCGAACTGATCCAGGTGGGCCGCTACACCGAGGAGGGGGGCCTGGAGGCCGCCGAGGCGATCCTGAACACCGGGCGGCCCTTCACGGCGCTGGTGTGCGCCAACGACCAGATGGCGCTGGGTGCGCGGCTGGCGCTGTACCGCCGGGGCGTGAACGTGCCGGGCGACGTGTCCCTGACGGGTTTCGACGACGTGTTCACGTCCTCGCTGATGACGCCGCCCCTGACGACCGTGCGGCAGGCGATCTACGACATCGGCGTGATGGCCGCGCGTGAGGCGCTGAACCTGCTGGACGGTCAGCCGGTGGTCAGGCAGGTGTTCGAACCTGAACTGATCGTCCGTGAATCCACTGCTCCCCCGGCCGTCCCGCGTCGTGCGGGCCGCGCGAAGCGGGGGGTGACAGCCATGAGCACCCCCGATGGCTGA
- a CDS encoding ABC transporter substrate-binding protein has translation MKKSAAFALATALLLSTAHAQEKVTLTVAAFPSLDSAIKAILPAWTKLHPNVTINLQAQQFADHHNAMTTALATGQGLPDVMAIEIGYVGKFAEGQGLENLNSAPYSAAQYKKLFTPFTIAQATSADGRFIAMPTDIGPGTFFYRKDVLDKAGVNPLTMQSSWENYIASGKKIKQKTGAYLVNTAASVYNLVIRTNLKTGEGIYFDNKNNLLVGPDNARFVRAMTLAKQVRDAGLDAKIGEWSNEWYDAFKKGTVATQFSGAWLQGALQNWMAPDTKGLWRVQNLPERGFASWGGSFYAVPSKAKNKQWAWEFIKFMTLNQGSQITAFKDNGAFPALIAAQKDKAFGEPVEFLGGQKARVLWRDAAAKTKPIDVNKYDSIADQILQTELTNVLEQGKDIKQALTDARAQIARRAR, from the coding sequence ATGAAGAAATCCGCCGCGTTCGCCCTCGCCACCGCCCTGCTGCTGAGCACCGCCCACGCCCAGGAAAAAGTCACCCTGACGGTCGCCGCCTTCCCCAGCCTGGACAGCGCCATCAAGGCCATCCTGCCCGCCTGGACCAAACTGCACCCCAACGTCACCATCAACCTGCAGGCGCAGCAGTTCGCCGACCACCACAACGCCATGACCACCGCGCTCGCCACCGGCCAGGGCCTCCCCGACGTCATGGCCATCGAGATCGGCTACGTCGGCAAGTTCGCCGAAGGCCAGGGCCTGGAGAACCTGAACAGCGCCCCCTACAGCGCCGCGCAGTACAAGAAGCTGTTCACGCCCTTCACCATCGCGCAGGCCACCAGCGCCGACGGCCGCTTCATCGCCATGCCCACCGACATCGGCCCCGGCACCTTCTTCTACCGCAAGGACGTGCTCGACAAGGCCGGCGTGAACCCCCTGACCATGCAGAGCAGCTGGGAAAACTACATCGCCAGCGGCAAGAAGATCAAGCAGAAGACCGGCGCGTACCTCGTGAACACCGCCGCCTCCGTGTACAACCTCGTCATCCGCACCAACCTCAAGACCGGCGAGGGCATCTACTTCGACAACAAGAACAACCTGCTCGTCGGGCCCGACAACGCCCGCTTCGTGCGCGCCATGACCCTCGCCAAGCAGGTCCGCGACGCCGGCCTGGACGCCAAGATCGGCGAGTGGAGCAACGAGTGGTACGACGCCTTCAAGAAGGGCACCGTCGCCACGCAGTTCAGCGGCGCGTGGCTGCAGGGCGCCCTGCAGAACTGGATGGCGCCCGACACCAAAGGCCTGTGGCGCGTGCAGAACCTCCCCGAACGCGGCTTCGCCTCCTGGGGCGGCAGCTTCTACGCCGTGCCCAGCAAGGCCAAGAACAAGCAGTGGGCCTGGGAATTCATCAAGTTCATGACCCTGAACCAGGGCTCCCAGATCACCGCCTTCAAGGACAACGGCGCCTTCCCGGCGCTGATCGCCGCGCAGAAGGACAAGGCCTTCGGCGAACCCGTCGAGTTCCTCGGCGGCCAGAAAGCCCGCGTGCTGTGGCGTGACGCCGCCGCCAAGACCAAGCCGATCGACGTGAACAAGTACGACTCGATCGCCGACCAGATCCTCCAGACCGAACTGACCAACGTCCTCGAGCAGGGCAAGGACATCAAGCAGGCGCTCACCGACGCCCGCGCCCAGATCGCGCGCCGCGCCCGCTAA
- a CDS encoding carbohydrate ABC transporter permease yields MSQRTAPRASWSYTRFQQRFAPYLFVSPFFILFAVFGLFPLLFSLFLAFHLWSPLDGMGNWKFVGFENFTLALGPTDMFWKSLKNTLWIGLLSGIPQHLVALPLAFIIHHSLRRFQGTLSTVLFLPYITNAVAIAIVFATLYSERLGILNYLGGLVGLDPVRWLGDPNMVPYSVAAVVFWRYVGWNTVLYLSGLQAISEDVYEAATVDGANGWQKFWYITLPLLRPMMFYAFTLTIVGSMQLFEEPFMLLNDGGGSGGAGLTSAMHIFNTAFRDLDMGYASAMSWLLFLAIFAMSMLNNYLFSRDGGKK; encoded by the coding sequence ATGTCACAGCGAACCGCTCCCCGCGCGAGCTGGAGTTACACCCGCTTCCAGCAACGCTTCGCGCCGTACCTGTTCGTCAGTCCCTTCTTCATCCTGTTCGCCGTGTTCGGCCTGTTCCCGCTGCTGTTCAGCCTGTTCCTGGCCTTCCACCTGTGGAGCCCGCTGGACGGCATGGGCAACTGGAAGTTCGTGGGCTTCGAGAACTTCACGCTGGCCCTCGGCCCCACCGACATGTTCTGGAAGAGCCTGAAGAACACCCTGTGGATCGGGCTGCTGTCCGGCATTCCGCAGCACCTCGTGGCGCTGCCGCTGGCGTTCATCATCCACCACAGCCTGCGCCGCTTCCAGGGCACCCTGAGTACCGTCCTGTTCCTGCCGTACATCACGAACGCCGTGGCGATCGCCATCGTGTTCGCCACGCTGTACTCCGAACGGCTGGGCATCCTGAACTACCTGGGCGGCCTCGTGGGCCTGGACCCGGTCCGCTGGCTGGGCGACCCGAACATGGTGCCGTACTCGGTCGCGGCCGTCGTGTTCTGGCGCTACGTCGGGTGGAACACCGTGCTGTACCTCTCGGGCCTGCAGGCCATCAGCGAGGACGTGTACGAGGCCGCCACCGTGGACGGCGCGAACGGCTGGCAGAAATTCTGGTACATCACGCTGCCGCTGCTGCGCCCCATGATGTTCTACGCCTTCACCCTGACCATCGTGGGCAGCATGCAGCTGTTCGAGGAACCGTTCATGCTGCTCAACGACGGTGGCGGCAGCGGCGGCGCGGGCCTGACGAGCGCCATGCACATCTTCAACACCGCGTTCCGCGACCTGGACATGGGCTACGCCAGCGCCATGAGCTGGCTGCTGTTCCTGGCGATCTTCGCCATGAGCATGCTGAACAACTACCTGTTCTCCCGCGACGGAGGGAAAAAATGA
- a CDS encoding carbohydrate ABC transporter permease translates to MTTTPAQRAAPGPRPRRARLPWQRVPIWALMLLACFLSVVPFYLMFVWASHPSAEVFTFPPHLWFGDAFLSNFQGLMQVTDGQAPRQFWNSLYIALVSTLTTLFFCSLAGYAFAMYDFRGKGALFGFILGTMLIPPLVMDIPSFLVMNNFLGWVGEPRALWVPGMANAFGIFLMRQYISSALPRELIEAARMDGATEFGIYRQVVLPLIRPILATLGVVTFVGAWNNFKGALIMKLSEPDTMTLPLSLRRLGGGATNVNVDWGAIMMLVVITVIPLLIVFLLASRQVISGLTSGAVKD, encoded by the coding sequence ATGACCACCACCCCCGCGCAGCGCGCCGCGCCCGGCCCCCGACCCCGCCGCGCCCGGCTCCCGTGGCAGCGCGTGCCCATCTGGGCACTGATGCTCCTGGCGTGCTTCCTGTCGGTCGTGCCGTTCTACCTGATGTTCGTGTGGGCCTCGCACCCCAGCGCGGAGGTCTTCACCTTCCCGCCGCACCTGTGGTTCGGGGACGCCTTCCTGAGCAACTTCCAGGGCCTGATGCAGGTCACCGACGGTCAGGCGCCCCGGCAGTTCTGGAACTCGCTGTACATCGCGCTGGTCTCCACCCTGACCACGCTGTTCTTCTGCTCGCTGGCCGGGTACGCCTTCGCCATGTACGACTTCCGCGGCAAGGGCGCGCTGTTCGGGTTCATCCTGGGCACCATGCTCATCCCGCCGCTGGTGATGGACATTCCCAGCTTCCTAGTCATGAACAACTTCCTGGGCTGGGTCGGCGAGCCGCGCGCCCTGTGGGTGCCGGGCATGGCGAATGCCTTCGGGATCTTCCTGATGCGCCAGTACATCTCGTCGGCGCTGCCGCGTGAACTGATCGAGGCGGCCCGCATGGACGGCGCGACCGAGTTCGGCATCTACCGTCAGGTGGTCCTGCCGCTGATCCGCCCGATCCTGGCGACCCTGGGCGTCGTGACGTTCGTGGGCGCGTGGAACAACTTCAAGGGCGCGCTGATCATGAAACTCAGCGAACCCGACACCATGACCCTGCCGCTGAGCCTGCGCCGACTGGGCGGCGGCGCCACGAACGTGAACGTCGACTGGGGCGCGATCATGATGCTGGTCGTGATCACGGTCATTCCGCTGCTGATCGTGTTCCTGCTCGCCAGCCGTCAGGTGATCAGCGGCCTGACGAGCGGCGCCGTCAAGGACTGA